A genomic window from Nicotiana sylvestris chromosome 11, ASM39365v2, whole genome shotgun sequence includes:
- the LOC104219144 gene encoding serpin-Z10-like → MMLLSPIYLSMSIQMLMGGIFAAQRFLTTINLSQFYRSSTRLCLFLKVENIDDLNTNFLDMAAIATTNSDGGPDLCFLSALWIDEKFRLKKSYQELVKNVYKTTAKNVDFKRKEEVVEEANSWAKSATKGLIEQVLKPEHINEDATLLLGNALYFKGTWKDNFIQSLTQDKDFYLLNGDKVLVPFMTGCDNYTYGSFESYQAVKIPYEKGKNDKKMFSICFFLPNAKDGLPSLLKKVNSVPNFFTQDFHLWNENLAAFYIPKFKFSFTTEEGLNTMQEMGMTLPFDETCMDLTEIVENGGPLYVSMIIQKAFVEIDEKGTEAAAVTFAEDDDMGCCLSESPPKRFVADHPFLFMIREETTRSVLFTGTVVNPMLSGSDE, encoded by the exons ATGATGTTGCTCTCTCCCATATACTTGTCTATGAGCATCCAGATGCTCATGGGAGGTATCTTTGCAGCTCAAAGGTTCTTGACAACAATCAACTTGTCTCAATTCTATCGGAGCTCTACCCGTCTTTGCCTATTCCTAAAAG TTGAGAATATCGATGATCTGAATACCAACTTCTTAGATATGGCGGCTATAGCGACGACCAATAGTGATGGGGGTCCTGATCTGTGCTTCCTTAGTGCACTTTGGATAGATGAAAAATTTCGTCTCAAAAAGTCTTATCAAGAACTAGTCAAGAATGTCTACAAGACAACCGCAAAAAATGTTGATTTTAAACGAAAG GAGGAGGTGGTAGAAGAAGCTAACTCATGGgccaagtcagcaacaaagggcCTTATTGAACAAGTTCTCAAGCCCGAGCATATCAACGAAGATGCAACGCTCTTACTTGGAAACGCCTTATATTTTAAAGGTACATGGAAAGACAATTTTATTCAAAGTCTCACTCAAGACAAAGATTTTTACCTACTCAATGGCGACAAGGTTTTAGTTCCCTTCATGACTGGTTGTGACAATTATACATATGGATCATTTGAAAGTTATCAAGCAGTGAAAATTCCttatgaaaaagggaagaatgaCAAAAAAATGTTCTCAATATGCTTCTTCCTTCCTAATGCAAAGGATGGATTGCCAAGCTTATTGAAGAAAGTGAACTCTGTTCCAAACTTCTTTACACAAGATTTTCATCTATGGAACGAAAACCTTGCTGCATTTTACATTCCAAAGTTCAAATTCTCATTCACCACAGAAGAAGGGTTAAACACAATGCAGGAAATGGGAATGACACTACCTTTCGACGAGACTTGCATGGACCTAACAGAGATTGTAGAAAATGGAGGGCCTTTATATGTGTCCATGATAATACAGAAAGCATTTGTAGAAATTGATGAGAAAGGTACTGAGGCAGCTGCTGTTACTTTTGCAGAAGATGATGATATGGGATGTTGTTTGTCCGAAAGTCCTCCAAAAAGATTTGTAGCTGATCACCCCTTCTTGTTCATGATTAGAGAAGAGACTACAAGGTCTGTACTTTTCACTGGAACGGTGGTAAATCCCATGTTAAGTGGATCTGATGAATAG
- the LOC138881128 gene encoding uncharacterized protein: MLGTYTAREARMQQYLEKIKRITSTPYHPVGNGQAESTNKVIVNNLKKRLEESKGNWPELLPGVLWAYRTTTKISTGETPFSLVYGAEALISVEIGEPSMRYMQASEESNEEEMRINLDLLEGKREVALIRMAAQKQVMERYYNRKTRLRYFKIGDFVLKKVFQSTKAANTGKLSPFWEGPYKIYGIAGKGAYELETMDGKILPSHWNVVHLKRYYF; this comes from the exons atgctggggacttatacagccagggaagcacgaatgcaGCAGTACTTAGAAAAG atcaaaaggattACCTCCACACCTtaccatccggtgggtaatggtcaagctgaatcaacaaataaagtcattgtcaacaatttgaagaaacgATTGGAAGAATCCAAAGGCAATTGGCCAGAATTGCTACccggtgttttatgggcataccgcacgacAACAAAAATAAGTACGGGAGAAACACCATTCTCATTAGTGTACGGAGCTGAAGCCTTAATTTCAGTTGAGATAGGGGAGCCAAGCATGAGGTATATGCAAGCGTCAGAAGAATCCAATGAAGAAGAAATGCGTATAaaccttgatttacttgaaggaaaaagggaagttgcattaataagaatggcagcacaaaaacaAGTCATGGAACGATACTACAATCGGAAGACACGTctaagatacttcaagattggggacttcgtactTAAGAAAGTTTTTCAATCCACAAAGGCAGCTAATACGGGCAAATTAAGTCCATTCTGGGAAGGACCTTACAAGATTTATGGTAtcgcgggaaaaggagcatacgagctggaaacaatggatggcaagatattaccttcacattggaatgttgttcacctgaagagatactatttctaa